One Leptodactylus fuscus isolate aLepFus1 chromosome 11, aLepFus1.hap2, whole genome shotgun sequence genomic window, AAAGCACTACAGACAGATTTTAGAAAATCGATGCACAACCGAAGCATTTTTGTGATAATTTTGGATTATGGCAGCACAAATCACAACAACTAAACAGGCTCAGCTACCAGTCTCAGGGCTGCGATCATTACAATACATCTCATACCACTGTTTCCCTCAAGATAAGCAGCGCCAAAACAGCCTGGCATCCACTTATCTCACCCTAGAAAGAACACGGTTTATACCTGTACTAAATGGGCATTTTCAGAGGATATCCATGGCCAACTACAGTATCATAGTAAGAGGCTGTCTCCAACCCCATTACTTTAAAGGGGTCCTCATCCTACAGGAAAGTTTCCTATAAGGCCATGGCTATTTTCCCAATGTACGTACAGACATCTGGATACAAACTATACGTGTAGCTTCCCTACAGCTGTAGGGGCAGAGCCTTTAAGGGGTCTTTGCTTTAACCAATGCCTCTTTGTAAGGAGTCCCCCCCCAAAGAATAAACTGTCCCAATATTAAGACCTCCAGTGATCAGATATAAACTGCCAAAGAGCACGTGTTCTATTGCCTTGCAGCACCCTCAAAGGGGAAAAGAAGAATTACAAGTAACCACTAAAATCAATGCCCTAGAGTAGGAGATGCCCTTGTAGGGCCCTAAATTTAAGGAATTGTTtaggattacaaaaacatggctgcctcctGTACATAGGTTGTGTGCGATTCTACAGCTCTCTTTAattaagctgagctgcaataccgaacACAACCCACAGGCgactgtggcgctgtttctggagagCAAATCGTGTTGATGTGTGATCATAGCAGTGCACATGTATGGAGAGGTATATGTGCGAACTGTAAAGGGGCTGGAACGGGGCCGCAAATAAAAGGGCACAATCTGGCAGCAGGAGTGGAACTTGGGGAGATTAAAAGCATGGGAATTCCTACATACTTTCCTCCATACATAAGCTCCAAGCCACcagcttagatttttttttctccggtTTTACTTTTATATGGAAATCTAGAGAAAATTTCCATCATGGAGCATTGGGAATAAGGCAGACACAATAGTAATAGGGCCGGGGCGGCAGCTGCAGTCTCTGCCATATAATGCTGCAGGCAGGCAATATTCTGTCAGGACTGCCTGCTCCGGTAGCCTTTTCAGACAGTGATGTGCCAGCCCTGGGTGACCCCCGGGTCACAGCCAATATACATGTCTCAATAGGGATAGCCCATCCTCTGATCTTCACCCTCCTAGAGGCAGATAGTGTTTCCAGGAATAGAAGCAGAGACCAAGCGGCGGGTTACATGGATATATGAAATAGTCACTGACTAATCCATATACAGGTGAGCAGTCCAATGTAAATCCAGCCACAAGCCCTATTAAACACATTTTTGCGGGACTACAAGTTCCAGCACGCAGTGACTACACATATGCTTGAGCTTGCAGTTCCACAAAAATCTGAAATTCTCGGCGGCCTCACCCAACCGGTGGAGTTCCCCGCAGTCTTACAACACATGAAATGAGTGTGTTAACCTTTAACCATGTGGGTGCAGTTTACATAGCTGCTCCGTTACAACACCAGCCTGTTCTTCAACTATGGAGTCAGCCGAAAATACGCTGAGCCAAAACCTGACTAGGTGACATTGCCCTGAGGAAAGAGTCAGGCTGATAACAGAAGAGAACAGCTGAAATACCAAGGCTGTGGAAAATGTAGAAATGCTGCAGATGTTTGGTGTGCAAGTCACTCACAGTTACAGAAGTCATGGCTTAGAGCTAGAACGTACCATTACTttatgatcagtggaggtccaacctCCGAGACCCACCTGGATCCTGAGAACAAGGCATCCACACCTGCAGCCCCTTCCTCCCTGCGCTGTGCCTACCTGCATAGTGCAGTGAACTGGGCCTGTGACTGAGAGCGACGTAAGAAAAACTTATGATGCAGCCCCCCATTGATCATATAACGGCACAATGGTAAGTGGGGGGCCGGTACTTTTTGCACAGCAGATTCCAGTTACATCGGTGATTTTACACCATTTATCCACCATCACGATTTTGCCGCCACCATAGCCACTCCTGAAGTAGCTGTAGCCACACGTGAACGTCAGTCCCACCATTACAATGCAGTGTAAAGCGCTATGCACATAACCAAAAAGGTCTGTGAAAAACGGAACAGGCGGAACACAGAAAGGCATCGATGTGACAACTGTGGTGATCCTATCATTAGACTAGATGGACAGAGGTGCAAAAACCTGCTCCAGATCTGGAAGTAAAAAGCTCAGCTGTAAAATATATCAGCTATGTGCATGGGGCcactgaaattaaaggggttgagaCATTACAGACACCTCTTCAAAGGGCGTAGCTAtacggggtgcagaggtagcaattgctaccagcCCTGGAGTCTGAGGGGATGACACTAGTATTATAGACAGCACATGGCAGATgggagccccattacagattttggattggggttcaggagcttcaagttacgcctcttgTGTCAGAGTACTGGGGGTCTGACCTCTTGGCCATCCAATGGTCAAAACTGGGACCAAAAACTTGTTCTCCAGATCACTGAGAGTCCCAGCTGTAGGACCCCCAATGACGTGACACTTATCGCCTATCCTATACTTTAATAGGTTTGTACGCCATCCATTATTATGGATCTATAATAACAGATAGAACACACACCTAAAATGGGTTTATGTGTATGGAGCCTTAGATGGTAAGCCACTATATGGACAGGGATAAAAACAAGAGTGAATGCATGCTCAGTACTATGCCACGGAACATGCTGGTGCTATCAGAGTAACAGGTAATAATAATCTGCAGCCAGGTGGCGTTCACTTTAGGAGTTTTAGGTTAGGATATACTGATCCAAATTCTTCCCATACAGTAGTGACGTCTTTACAGTCCCCATCACCAtgaagggatggggggggggggggggtcatagcaGGAGCATGTGAGATAAGACGACAAAATGTCATCACTTACCTAATGACTCCCACTGGTCCAATATGTCCCCCACTGTGCTTTGTTTACATGGTTAGCAGTGATGATGGCCACAGCTATCTCTTCCTTATCATGGTAGAGGCTCTTGCAGGGCACAGTCCCAGTAAGTATATTAGGGAACTGCACTCCCGACTGGACAGTCTTCAGATGATGAAACAGACTATGGTGGGGTCTTTCTGGCCCCCTGCCTCAGAATCACAGGGGCAGTCACATGTTCAGAGTGACATCATCAGCTTTGCAGTGACCCTTTTTATCCCTTAGGTTAGGACTTAATGGTAACACATAGCACTACGAAAGATCACAGTGTTGCCCTTCCATGCTTCGCAGCTACCGATTGTGGCCACATTGCGACTTGCAAGTTGCTGAAATGTGAAAGTCCCCATCCAGTCACATCCAGTAGATTTGGTCTCATGGTTGTAGCCGGTAGTAACTGCGATGCAGGTAAAGCAACACTGATCTATGGCCAATGGATGTGTACCATGGCCAACGTCGCTGTGTAGCCCTAGTCAGACTGGTGACTTGATGATCATCAAAATGTCACCAGGGCCCATTAAAGTAGTTTTCTAGGACTTACTgtacccaggacccccaccaaccagctgtttgaagaggttgcAGCCCTTCCCCTGTGACAATAGAGTCACGTGCATGAGGCACATTGAATGGGAGCAAGCTGCTCCTGTACTAATATGGAGACTGGGATGTCCTGAACGCTGCCAAGCTGCTGTACCATTCTTAGCTGTGCCAATCCCACCCGGCCATAGACGGCTTCACCCTCACCTGTGTAATAAATAAGATGCACTCCAGAAACATATAATCCTTGTGATTTTCATTCACTACCTTCTCGTCCACAAAATGCCTGGGCTCCAGGGTGGAATGATCTGCAGAAAGACAGAGTACATGTTAATTGCTGCCCTATAAGAGACTGTATCTGTGTGAGACTACACGTATGTGAGTGGATATTACTACACGCCAATGCGGTGTGTCCTCAAGAGAACAAGTCATGTAGAAACAACAAGAGTCTTACAACGCTGAACTTTTTACCTACAAGCTGAGCGCTGCCCCATATAAAAGGCAGAAACTGGAAGTCGTCCAGGCCCCAGACCCCTTGACTGCCAGCAGGCTCCATCCTGTAGGTTTTTTGTAGTTTCCTCATGACCTCAAGGTAACTGTAGGGGCACGGAGAAGAAGGTGAAGTCATTACCCTAAACCATCACCAGGCCCAGCGAGCAGCTCAGTCCAACATGTAGATCCTCCAGAGAGAGCTCTGCCATCCTACCCCCTCTATTTAAGTACGATTTATCTGCATTAATGGGGGtttctgggttcacactactaatGGCCTGTCTAATACTATCAaagtggtgggggtctgactctcaACATCTACATAGGAAAGACTACAGAGCATCGCAGCTTGAAAAGGATGGAGGTGCAGTACCAAGTATGGCCACTATGAAACGTATGGTACTGTGCATGGTAAACAATGAAGGGTATGCAGAGGAGATACGTGGCCCCTCAGTCATCAGTCGGACACCCACAAATCTGATATTGAAGGTTTACACCCTCGGTCAGCATTAGTGTGAACCCCACAAAACATATTTAACGTTTGGAAACTGAAGGGGCAATAGATTGTtcgctgttatcagccatttcagactCAGTGCGGATTCCTGACAGATAGGGAGTCCAGAAAGATATGTGATCACAATAAAACCTATATGTAGCCTCCAGGCTGTACAAACTGAACCCCAAAACTACAAGGTGGCTCCTCCAAATAATAGCTCTGAATGGAAACGTTCTGGACCACCTGGGGAGCAGTCACTGACTGTAAGCTCTGAGGGGCGAGGCATCACCAATACTATGCCCAGCTCAGGTGCCCTCATTGCCGTTCTCTTACCGGTCAAACACCTTGAAGACGATGGCGAGCTGGTCATCCACCTGCAAGACTCGGATCCTACACAGGCAAAACAGAAAAGCAGCAAAGGCGGCCTCATGTCCTAAGGAAAGAGACAGAGCGAGTTAGGGCAGCAGTCTACAATCCGCCACGGTTTACATATTGCAAAGTGACAACCCGCAGCGTgaatattgggagttgtagtctcaaaATACCAGGATAGACATTGCGTTGTTTGCACTACTACATCACATGATGAATAATGAATAATTATGTTATTTTTGAGTTATTTATGCCACTctatgtatataaagtatatgtcAGACTAGGTCTGCGACGTTCACTGCAAACACAGTGTGAACAGATGCTTAGCAAAAATCAAACTAGACATTAGTAGGAGAGAATAGTGGTCTGTAGCCTGAGCTGTACTGCAGGGATCCTGGCACCATTCTGTGCCCATGTCAGAGGTATACAGCACACTGGGTAGATCCCACCACATATCTCTTACATATGTAGCGCATGTAATACATCCCCCGTACTAGATTATACACTTTCTCAGTATATGAGCCACATTATACAGAACATCCGCAGGGATATCCTTTCAATGTACATGACAGAtgcagtgtgaacacacccttagccTCTCCAGGACTCGCAGTCTATAGGCCACCCCACACATCTACAACCTTTCCTGCCTCCCGAACATCCttcccatttctgcccccccttccccaaagcTTCCAGTTCCTGTGCCTCAAATAGTACCTTTGAAtggcttttaaccccttcccagccACCAGATGGCATGAAATGATGGACAGCATCCTGGCGTGTATACTACGGCCCTGACCTAATCCAATGCTCAAGGTGGATTTTACCGAGCGTAAAAGATAGGGACCTGATTGTAAGCGTCCTATAGCGCCGCCATGTCCTACCCGTCGTAGACTTGCTGGGACTTTTAGTTCTACAACAGTGATGGAGCAAATGGTTAAAAACTAAAGTAGAAAAAGAATGTACAGATGGTTCTGGGGGTGAGTGCTGCTGCAGCGGAGGTATTAAGCGTACGTGAGGCGAGCGCCATGCTGCTCGCACATCTCGCATGTCTACCAGCAGCCCCTGGAACACGTGCGACTGATGCTGTCACCCCATGGAGTTACAAGACACAAACCGTTTTAGAGTGACTAACAGAGAACAAGAAATGATGtaagggagaggggaaaaaaaaatgacagcacAGGAAGAAGTGGGCTCGAACGCTGCGAAAACCACTGCAGGCATCCAGCAGGCAAGCACTGCTGCAGCAACAGGGCACCCTAGTGGCAGGCTGCGGAATAGCAAGCAAGCTTCATTTCTGAGCCTCTACCATTGTGTCGTGCCATGGGCATCATTTGGGTTTATGTTTGGTGACAGCTCAGGTGAAAAATGAGCGTATTATACAGATACTCATTTGTGCAACCGCCATCTTGGTCATATTGAGCGTGCAGGGTATAGGGATGCGTATAATAGGACAATACATTACCACATAAGATTCCTAGTCCTTCATTATTATGGTTTATAGGGGGATTACAGGATACCGCTGGACATTACCTGTGCCATAGTCAATACGGGTTGAGTTGCCCACAGATTCCTTCAGATATACGGCCACCTCGGGCACCGCCGCACTCAGCTGTGGAGGGATCACCGTGGAAACGAGATTCTCAGCTTCCTaaggagaagactccggtgtTAGGCACATGTGTGATATTGCTGGAGGAATGGAGGGACAACGCCATCAGCTCATTACAAATGGGGTACTAGAGGGTATCTGTGGTCCAGCCAAGGGTATACATGCCACAGAGTCACTCATAGGTGCCAACCCTATCTGCAGAGGGTACCCTGTACTACAGGCGAGCAAGGGGTCAGTGAGATCCCAGGATTTCCACCGCTGTATTCCCTCTCTAAGGACCCATTTTGGAATCAGGGGGTGGAAAAACTGTGAAGTCTCTGCATTAGAGGAGTGGGCATCAGTTATGTAACATTGGCTACCCATTTCATTTATGCCCATGCAGTCCTCTTTAGAGGCTTTGGTTTCCATTCACTTTCGCTGATGAAACTGCATTAGAGTGTgggtgtccatacacattagacaatcATCAGCCTTATATTCGTTCAGATGAGAGCTCCCCCTTCCCATATACAGGCACCATTGGCTGGGCCAAGCATGAATGTGTctgccatagaaaaaaaaaagatcttggGGCGATAAGGatagggcatgttgaaatccaagcGTTTTATCTTCCCCCATATCTATTATCGGGGGAGAATCAGGagacctccatacacattaggtggtcAGCCGTCCCCGCTAAGATCATTGGGTTTGTCTGATATAAGCGATCCCAAGCCAAAATGTTCTAGGATCTGGGCACTAATGCATATACGCGCTATGTCAAGGGAGTTTCTTTTAATGCGCTTCTTCGGGATAAGTCACCAACATGTTATCAATGGGAATCTGACACCCAAGGCCGCTATTCAAGTGGTggtagagctgcaataccaaacacagccactatgatATGTATAGCACTGTGTTTGGCATTCAGTGCAGAGCTTGCCCcaatgctgcggcctcttcaaccagctgatctgtggggtccctgaagtaggacccccaccaataagGATATTCATTCATATACAagtcccagaaacccctttaacatctcgtACACATTGAAATGGATTTGTTGCTGCAGCGTACAGAGGCCGGCTGTGAGTGCCATGTATATAATAGGGGGAGGGGAGAGCACTGCTACCAGCCCACGGTGCAATTATAAATCTCAATGAATTCTTCACGCCCTTTGCTGTTTCCATGCCATGCTGGTTATACAAGAAGGATTCAGTAAATACACGGCGCCTACCCCCACCCCAGGTACTGGTGCTGGATAAAACCAACAGTCTATGCCGGGGCTCTGTACAAATGTCCTTATATCCATCGTCGCAATGCCCCCAAATATCTGAACCCTTACACTGAAGATACAAACTCATGAAATTACTGGACAGCGCCTCCGTGTGGCTTTACATACAATATAACCGGTTGTGAATCTCTTGCGCGGTTCCCACCTGATCCAGCTTGGCGTACCAGGTTCGAAATGCCTTGTTGCCGAAACGGGATGGTTGGTCTACAGGGGGCGTCTCATCGATCCAGCGATCTAAGGTGTCCAGTAAGGCCATCAGCTTCTCAATCGCCTGTGTGGGTGGTAAACATACATACACTTAGTAATGTGGGTTCTCGGCTGTCATAGTCAATAATGTGCGCCCCCTAGAGGGCCAATTCTTCAATGAAATTTAGGGTGCTCTTTTCAAGGTTTCACTGAATTTTTCCCTCCCAATTGATCCTTCTCAGTCACATCTACAAGACCTTTGTGCTGACCCCGTCCTCTGGCACGGCCATGGACTATCAGACCAGATCCTGACATCCACACGTAACTCATCCCTTTAAGAAGGCTTACTATATCATAATGGCTGCTGATGGCCCATACACCACCAGACTTACTAGCAGAGGTCAGATGACTCAGATCCAGCAAACAGCACCACTCTAGACCAAGGGTTTGGACCAGAACCCCAAAACAGCCGTCTATAGAGGTCTTATCCTCCTACAGGCGGCTTCAGATTTGGCAAATATCCTAAGTCATGTGCGAGGCTTCCTGAAAGTGGGGCATAACCTATAGAGAGTCACCTTCTAAAATGTGGCGCTAGAGgcagttttcctttttccaattttgaTAACTGATTtgcatagcttttcccacaattccCATGTATGAAATGAGATAAAAAGATAGAGATATGATAAGAAATAAATACGTATATGCATTAGATAAATAGATTTCATCATGTTTTTTCCATTATAGATACAGCACAGATATGACGGTATTCTTGGATCTTTCACATGACATACCCCATATGTGCCCAgtacaccccatagactatagtggggctGATCAGGTTTCCGCcatggtgtcagccatgtttaccAGACATCGTAGTTATTACTGTTTTTTTCTACCAGGGCACAAACTTGTATTTTAGGTCCATTAACCCATGAGTGTCCAGCCCTGGCCTCTCCTAGATCCCACAGCCCTGACGGCAGAGGCTTCTCATTGTAATTAAGAGTCATGGGGAGAGCGGCTTTCTATTAAACAATGCTGATGATTTACATGGCCACCAGCCTGCCAGCCATAGGCGGCTCATTATGGCCAATTCTGGATTCTCCATCCCTCTGGTAGAGCAGAGACTGGCTGAGTAATGGCTGGCAGGGGACGGCTGTACCTCTAGGCTTAGGAGctggtgaggaggaggggggaggggtagaGCAGTCACGCATCCATTGCTTTCtactgctttttaaagggattaaaaAACAGCAGAGCGGTATGCAGCGAGCAGGCCCCAGCTGCCAGCCCAGGCTGCCTAATACATAATTAAAGAGACACAAGGGTTTCGCTGGTGTCTGGGTCTCTTTGAAAAGCCGCGTGTGGAAGCGCAGGCGGCATCCTATTGTCCGGCTAAATTAATATTGCAACGGAAGCATTAGGGTGTGTGTCCTATGTAGCCGGGGTCACAGGCAGCAGGAGCCGGAGAGAGGCACGGACAAAACCTACCCTGTGTGTCAGCACAATACATTACCTGACAATGCAGGCGGCGGCGGTGGCACGGCGCACAAACTGTACAAGAAGCCTCCTAGTATCAGGTCTACAATACCTAAAATGGGTCAGGTCTGTGAATTTACTGCACCCCCTGCAC contains:
- the PTPA gene encoding serine/threonine-protein phosphatase 2A activator, yielding MAEREQQTGSHDGEEDPLAGHSFIVPKKEINTVPDMAKWKRSQAYADYMGFVLTLNESVKGKKLTCDYHVSEAIEKLMALLDTLDRWIDETPPVDQPSRFGNKAFRTWYAKLDQEAENLVSTVIPPQLSAAVPEVAVYLKESVGNSTRIDYGTGHEAAFAAFLFCLCRIRVLQVDDQLAIVFKVFDRYLEVMRKLQKTYRMEPAGSQGVWGLDDFQFLPFIWGSAQLVDHSTLEPRHFVDEKVVNENHKDYMFLECILFITQMKTGPFAEHSNQLWNISAVPTWSKVNQGLIRMYKAECLEKFPVIQHFKFGSLLSIQPVKS